From the Neobacillus sp. PS3-34 genome, the window TCTCTATTATTCCCCAGTAATTATGATAAAAAGTATTCTCCATGTCCTGCTGTTCACACATAGAATTTGGAATTTCCAAGCTTTTATTCAATTGGTAAAAACCCATTTTTTTACGAGTTAATAATCCAATTGCAGTTAGAGTTTCCATATAATGAAATACTGCAGACCGAAAATCAGAATGGCCTGCTTGCGGCAGGAAACGGAGAGCAACATCCTTTCTCTTAATACGGTGCTGGATTGTCTGATTCGCAGCAGCAAGCGAGAGTATTTCTCCTGGCCTCTTGTGGCGAATATAATCAAGATACAAATAGGATTGCCATACGATAGGTGAAGATTCTATATATGGGGCATCTTTGACGGGAAGTCCAAGAACAGGCGGCAATAAAAAGAGGTTTAAGTGGTTTTGATACATTTCATGGATAAATGACAGTGACTTTGCATTATGGTAATGAACAAAATTCTGTTTAACCGTTTGGATCGCTCTTTTCCACACATTTAAAGGAACATGGAAGCTATGAGAAGGGGCTAACAAGGAATTCAAGGTCATTTTTTCTTCTTTTCTGATGGATGTATTCGCGATGGTATTTTTAGAGGAATAGGGGTGAAGGCAATTTGTTTGGATAAATATCCGATTTTCAGGACAATAATAGGGAATTGTCCATTCGGAATTTTTTTTCTGTAAAAATAAATACTGGAATTTTGATAAAACAACCGAGTGTTGATTTTTTCGATGAAAATGCATGGCGCCAAGTATCCAAATCGGGATATAGTTGTTCCTCAAATAGGATTGGGTCCGCTTGGAAACAGCCTCCTGCGATATCTGGGAGCACTGGAATTCCAAAGCATATCTCTGTCCATTTAATAAAAATATTATATCTGGGCGCTGGCGGATTTCTTTAATATAGAACTCTAACTCGGCAATTATTTTTTGTTTTCTCAGCCATTGATATAGCTGCTTTTTACCCTGCAGATGGTATTCTGTTTCACCCTCAAAATAATCCTGACATGATCCTCCTTTTAAATGGGAAAAATGATAAATTTTTTTGTCACCCAGCTTTAAAATCACTGGTTCACCACAGGCAGGACAGTGAAATTTTTCTCTGCTGCGAAAATATAACAGGCTTTCTTTTTTATAATGATTACCCAGGCAAAGCTTTTTCCCATCTTTTGTATATGCGGTCAACAATTTTCTTCCCTCCTTTATAGAAAATTTCGATGTAAAGCATAAAAAATCCTTTTTTAAAAGAAAAAGCTCTTATGCATAAAGAGCTTTCAGATTGTCGACAAAGGCTGCGAGACAACTCTCGCTGCCTTTGATTTTTTAAAAAAATTCATTTGGATGGTGTGATTTGCGCTCCAGGTGCTTGCTTTCCGGGGGGCGTTCGTCGAGCCTCCTCAGCGCAAGAGAGCGCTTGCGGGGTCTCGACTGGAACGCTGATCCCCCCAGGAGTCAAGCACCTTCCGCTCCAATCTACTAGCACCGTTACCCTCAGAACGATATACCAGATCATTGGTGCTTTAGTCGCCTTTTTAGGCATCTGCCATGTCCAGGTGGCCAGTTTCTTCAGATTCATGGCAACAAACGTAAGCATCGCCTGCATGGACAATTTTTTTAGCCCCCTAAGGGTTGTCCATCGCATGCCATGCTTTTCCTTCGCATCCGCAAAGGCACGTTCGATCTCTTCCTTGCGTTTGGCTGGATGAAGACCATCTTGAACAAAACGACTGGATCGATACTTAGACGGCCAACCCCCGAATAGAGGTGCTCCACCAATGGGTAAATAAAAGAGAAGTCGATGGCCGGCTTGAGCTTGCGGACTAAATGGTCTTCAGGGACCAGTTGATCAATCCTAAGCATCTCTATTTATCACGTTCGTTGGGTTGGTTCTGGTCATCATCGTAGTTCACCTCATAGTCGTTTTAAAAAGAAGTGCCTGAAACCCAGTTGATTGGAGCGGAGGGTGGCGACTCCTCGAAAATGCTATCGCATTTCCTTCGTGCGTGGGCGGATTCAGGGATGCTATTCATTGTCCTGCGGGATCAGCGGGATAGGTGAGACCCCACAGCCGCTTTTAGCGGCGAGGAGGCTCACCGCCCGCCCCGTGGAAAGCGTCCACCTGCAGCGGAAATCAACGAGTCTTTTACTTAATTACATTTTAAAAAGAAGAAAGACTGCAGGCAAACTCGAAAGAGTTTGTCTACAGTCTGAAAGTTTTTATGCATAAAGAGCTTTCTCGTAAATAATTTTATATTTAATATTATCATGCCCCTTAAAGTGGTTAAAGGAGGGGCGACAACAGTCTTGAGGTCGACTCCAGCAGACGGTAGCCCAGATGCCTTTTATTAAATGATTTAAATTCCAGCTCTCTGGAAAAATCGAGGTCATTTAAATATTCATCAACAAGCTTTTGAGTGCTTTTTGTTCTATACAAGAAGGCATTGACTTCAAAATTCAAATGGAAGCTGCGCATATCCATGTTGGAGGTTCCTATGGATGCCAATTCATGATCAACAATGACCATCTTGCTGTGCATGAAGCCATTTTCATACTCATAAATTTTGACCCCAGCCTCTAACAGCTCTGGAAAATAGGAGCGGGAGGCATGGAAAACAATTCTTTTGTCAGGCTGTTAGGAACAAGCAGCCTGACATCAATTCCACTCAATGCAGCAACCTTAATCGCTGAAAATATATCCTCATCAGGGATAAAATAAGGAGAAGCAATCCACACTGATTCCCGCGCAGACGTAATCATTGAGAAAAAAATATTCTTAATAACACTCCACTCATTATCTGGACCACCCGCTATTAGATGTACTCCACCATGGCTTAGCCCATCGATTTCAGGTGACAAATACTCATCTGTTAAAAAACTATGATTCGTTGTATAATACCAGTCCTGCAGAAAAATCAGCTGAAGTGTCCTTACCGCTTCACCCTTAAGCATCAAATGAGTGTCTCTCCAAAACCCAATGCTTTTGTCGCGTCCCAGATATTCATCCCCAATATTAAGCCACCCACAAAACCAACTGTTCCATCGATTACAATAATTTTACGGTGATTGCGAAAATTAAATTTGTTATTTAGGAATGGCAGCCTAACCCGCCCAAAAGCAATTGTTTCAATCCCTGCATTTTTCAATTCTGAAATGTATTTCTTTGAAAGTTGCCACGAGCCAACTGCATCATATAAAAAACGAACTTTGACTCCTTCGTGCGCCTTCTTAATCAAAACATCCTTAATTTCTTTGCCGATATTATCATGGCGGACAATATAGTATTCAAGATGAATATGGTGTTTTGCCTTTTTTAACTCATTTATGATATGCTCAAACGTTTCTTGCCCGTTTGTCAATGTTTTGGTGGAAGTATCAAAGGAAATAGGACTGTTCCCAAGCCTTTGTGCCAAAGAAAACAAACTTCGCTGATGGATGCCGAGCTGTTGAATTTTTTCTTCGTTTCGCCGGTCCTTATCCCCCTCGACAGTAAGAAATGCCTGTTTATCAAGAAAGTATTTTTTTCTGTACATTCTTTCCTTTCGGTAACTTCTGCCGAATAACAGATAAAAAATGAATCCAACGAGCGGAAAGCTTCCTAGCACCACAAGCCAGGTTAAAGTCTGGGTTGGATGCCTATTTTCAAAGAAGATAACAAAGCTAATAAATATGACAGAAAGCGTTACAAAGACACTCAAAAAACTGACTACTCCGCCTTCCAGCTTAGCTCTAAATATAAAGAAAAAAACAGAAAGGAACAAAACAAAAAGAATGACCCTAAAAGTATTCTTCAAAAAAATCACCCGCCGCCAAATGCTGTTAAACCTGTAAGTAAATCATGTTAAAAAAAGACCGATTTCATGAATGAAATCGGCGCGCTTTTAACCAAAATGCTTTCTTAATTCTACAAAAACATGTTCAGAAATTATTTCTTTTCCATATTCCTCAATTCGGTATATTGAAACCTGTGTCTCAGAACCGTACTCTAGAAGAATGCTTAAAATGTCATCAATCTGATCTTCTTCAAAAACATCTTCTGGGAACTCTGCATAAAGATAGTATTTTCCTTCAAAGTGATAAAGCTTGGTGATCAGCTCATCCAACCCCATACGGTTCGATAAGGAAAGTATATCTTCAAAGTCGCTAAACGCCAGCAGGAATTCGAGTGTTTCTTCTTCTAATAAATCTTCTTCCTGTATGCCGGAACGCGGATTAAATTGCTGATCCAGAAGTTCTTCAATTTTTTCATCAACAGGAATGTCCTTTAATTTGTCATTTGGTATCGGCAGCTCGAATTTTTGTCCATCTTTAGACAACTGGGCTTTTGTTACCAGTACTTCCAAGCCTTTATCTAATGCCTGAACTTGAATCCATAGCGGTCCCTCGACTGCAAATTCCTCTTCCTGATGTACCTCATCCATCATTTCCCAAAATAACTCTTCGCTCCGCTCACGGTTATACCATATTTCTTCGCGATCGAATCCTCTTTCCTCTATATCAATATATGAGATATAAAACTTAACAGTGTGTTCATTTATACGTTCAATTTCCATCATCAATACTCCCTCCCTTTCCAGAATTGAAGGGACAAATTACCCCTAAGAAGATGATATTTCTTTATCTTTTACCCAAAATGATGCCCTTTATTCCTCTACATCAAGTTGGTTAGTTATTGCCTTGTACTTATATTTTATGATAAAAAAAAGAATATGGGAAATAAAATATCAATTAATGGCAAAAACAGTTATTCGCCTAATGATATTCCTTCATTTTACCAAATCCTTTAATACTGTACAATTTTATTGTCTTCAAAAAACAGCAAAAAAGCCTTCAAATTTTCATGAAGGCTTGTGAAATAACTAATTTACCATACGCTGCGCTTCTCGAAGCTGGAATGTGCGTACCTTCCTAGGAAGGAATCGACGTATCTCATCTTCGTTATATCCTACCTGCAGACGCTTTTCATCTATGATGATCGGCCTACGGAGCAACCCTGGATTATCTTTAATTAATTCAAATAAATTTTGCAGTGGCATTGCTTCTAAATTAACATCCAGCTTTTGAAAAGTCTTCGATCTGGTTGAAATAATTTCGTCAGTTCCATCCTCGGTCATACGAAGTATTTCTTTAATTTCATCAATTGACAAAGGTTCAGAAAAAATATTTCTTTCTGAATATGGGATTTCATGTTCTTCTAACCATGACTTTGCTTTACGGCATGATGTACAACTTGGTGAAGTGTATAGTGTTACCATTAGGTTTCACACTCCTTATTTATTGTCATTCCATATATAAGAAATAAAAACTTAGCAGTTAAAATTAAGGCCTAAATTAAAATTAGTTTAAATAAGTAATTTCTATCATTTATTATACACTACATTTTTTTAAAAAGGTATATCTTTTTTTAAAACGCAGGTCTGCTATAAGAATAAACTTTTCTCTGTATTAGACGAACAAATCCCTAAAAAGTTTCATTTTTTTCGAAAAGTTTATTGTTTTACTCCCTCCTTAAAATACATATAGTATATAATTCGATTTTAAGGCGAAATTTTATGTAGGTTGGAGTAGGATAAATTTCAAAAAATTATTTCTTTGTTTTTATTTACCCGCTTTTTCAATACATAAACATTTTTTTATATTTTTTTATTCTCATTTATAAAAATATAATGAAAACGTTTCATTACCTCTTTTCAGCCTATTTCTTTATTTCGTCCATTAGGTCTCCCCTTCCCTCGTTTTTATCAAATGTTAAAACCTCTTCCACCGGCTCGTAGGAATCACCATAAAAATGCTTATCTTTATAAGTATGAATCATATTGTAAGTAGTTTTCATTGCTTCATAAATATTCTCCTCAGATTCATTCCCCGGTGACCAATATAAAATTTCCATTTGGTTTATCTCGTTTGTAGCCAAAGATTTCCGTTGGTATCCTATTGACTTGGCATGCTCAAAACCTTCTCTTTTATAAAAACGCAATCGCTTTTCAGTATCTGTGTCTTCATAATTAATCGGTTCCACCTCGAGAATAATCGGTTTTCCCTTTTCCTTAAGCTTTTCAAGCAGCTTATGTCCCACTTGCCCCGTGAATCCTTTGAAACATATAAATAATCAATAAATACAAAATGATCCAGTTCCGCATACATCAAAACATGATGCGGTCCTTCGTCCTTGGTGTAAATATCACTCTTTTCTGTAAGCAAAGTTTCTATATGCTCTTTGGACTTCATTTCTTCTATTGGAAAGTATTTATTTAATTTTTCATACCAGTTCATCAATATATCCTCCTCAAATTTTCTCTGTACGGTTTTTACCCTATTAGTAACAAAAAACACATAAAAATCTCATTTTTAAAAGTATTTGTGGATTGACCTCTTTCAATACAGCAAAAGTTCTTTTAAAATGTAAATAGAGATTAATGAATTTCGGCTGGCGATCCTCACAAGCCTGCCTGAAAAGAATGGAGGATTATCATGGGTGGATACATATTTGATTTAACTGTTGTAGCACTGTTAATCGTTGGAATTACCGCTTTAATGGGTGTTATTACAAACGGGATCGGAGAAAATCTGTTCGGAGGAAAGAAACGATCTGAATTCGTTGATCAGTCAGCAAAATATCAGACAGGCTGGAAAGCTGTTGGAGGCAATAAAAAGTAAACGGCTCCATTCTCTAAAATAAATGTGAAAACTAAAGCAAAAAAAGACGATCTCAGAAGTTGAGATCGTTCTTTTTTAGTCTCTATAAGTCATTTTAAGCTGTTCAAATTCTTTAAGTGAGCAGTATACAAAATGGCCAGGTCTTACTTCACGCATTTCGAGTTCTTCACCTTCAGCGTAATTATGGACGCTTGGATTATAAGAAACGCGTTTCCGTGTACGCTCTGATTCCGGATCCGGAATCGGAATAGCTGAAAGCAATGACTGTGTATACGGATGCAGTGGATTCTTATAAAGATCTTCAGCAGGTGCAAGCTCCACAAGCTTACCAAAGTACATAACACCGATACGGTCACTAATGTATTTTACCATTGATAAGTCGTGGGCGATGAATAGGTATGTTAATCCCTTTTCACGCTGCAGTTTCTTCATTAGGTTTACTACCTGTGCCTGAATTGAAACGTCAAGTGCAGAGATTGGTTCATCAGCTATGATGAATTCAGGTTCTACAGCAAGTGCTCTTGCAATTCCGATACGTTGCCTTTGTCCGCCTGAGAACTCATGCGGGTAACGGTTAGCATGCTCTTTATTTAATCCAACTGTTTCAAGCAGCTCATATACGCGCTCCATACGGGCCTTTTACTTTTTGCGAGGCCATGGATATCTATACCTTCTGCAATGATATCTGCTACAGTCATCCTTGGATTAAGGGAAGCATACGGATCCTGGAAAATCATTTGCATTTTCCGGTTAAATTTCTTAAGTTCCTTGGCAGATTTCTGCCCATGAACATTTTCGCCATCAAAAAATACCTGTCCATCCGTTGCATCATAAAGACGAATGATCGTACGGCCTGTTGTTGATTTACCACAGCCTGATTCACCAACAAGTCCAAGAGTTTCTCCCTTATAAATGTCAAAGGATACCCCATCAACTGCTTTAACCAGATTGGGTCTGCCAACGTTAAAATGCTGCTTTAAATTTTTGATTTCTACTAACTTTTCTGCCATGACTATTTACCCTCCTGAACCAATACAGGCTTATTAAATGTAGAGGATAATTGCCGGATCCGCTTTTTAACTGATTCTGGCGGCTCTACCTGCGGTGCGTCTGGATGCAGAAGCCATGTCTTTGCAAAATGGGTTTCTGAAATTTGGAACATTGGTGGTTCTTCTTCAAAATCAATCGCCATTGCATATGGATTTCTGGCTGCAAATGCATCTCCCTTTGGAGGATTCGTTAAATCCGGAGGCGTACCAGGAATCGCAGCAAGTTCCGATTTGTCATCACTATCAAGGCTTGGCATAGATGCAAGCAAACCCCAAGTGTATGGATGGCGCGGATCATAGAAAATCTCGTCTACAGTGCCCATCTCAACAATCTGGCCGGCATACATAACGGCAACTCTGTCAGCTACATTGGCTACAACACCCAGGTCATGAGTAATGAAGATAATGGAAGTATCCATTTTTGATTGTAAATCCTTCATCAATTCAAGAATCTGAGCTTGAATGGTAACGTCCAATGCAGTTGTAGGCTCATCCGCGATTAATAGCTGAGGATTTGCAGCCAGCGCAATAGCAATCATCGCACGCTGCCTCATACCACCAGAGAATTCATGCGGATACTGATTAACACGCTTTTCGGGCATTGGAATGCCAACCAGACGCAAAAGCTCGATTGCACGCTCCTTGGCTGCCGATGATGACATATTCTGATGCTTTGTAAGCACCTCTGTGATTTGGCGGCCGATTTTCATCGTTGGATTCAGGGAAGTCATAGGATCCTGGAAAATCATGCTGATTTCTTTTCCCCTTATCTTTTCCATTTGCCTTTCACTTTTCGGCACAATATCATTGCCATTAAAAAGGATTTGTCCACCTTTAATTTTTCCTGGCGGCATTGGAATCAATTTCATTATCGTTTGTGAGGTAACACTTTTTCCAGAACCTGATTCACCAACAATTGCAAGAGTCTCACCCTTATGAAGGTCAAAGCTAACTCCCCGGACTGCTTTTACTTCTCCCCCATACGTTTGGAATGAGACTTCTAAATTTTTTACTTCGAGTAATTTTTCCATATTCTCACTCCTTATTTACGTAGTCGTGGATCCAGCGCATCACGTAAACCGTCGCCAATTACGTTAAACGCAAAAATAGTTAAACAGATAAACGTCGCAGGGAAGAACAAGCGCCATGGATAATATTTAATAGCAGGCAGTCCATCGGATGCCATTGTTCCCCAGCTCGCCATTGGAGGGGTTAACCCTAATCCAAGATAGCTCAAGAATGATTCTGTAAAGATTGCTGACGGAACAGTTAAAGTCATGGTAACCAGAATTGGCCCCATCGTATTTGGAATTAAATGTTTTCCCATAATTCTTGGAAGTCCTGCTCCCAGAGTTCTAGAAGCTAATACATATTCCTGGCTCTTAAGTGACAGTACTTGTCCACGTACTATACGGGCCATATTAATCCACCCTGTAATCGTCATCGCCAGGATCATCGTGCCAAGGCTTTGTCCCAAAACGACCATCATAAGAATAACGAGAAGAAGATATGGAACACCCCAAAGAATATCTGCAGTACGCATCATAAATTCATCAGTACGTCCACCTTTATAACCTGCGAATCCTCCATAAAATACTCCAATAAAGAAATCTACAAGC encodes:
- a CDS encoding competence protein CoiA family protein: MLTAYTKDGKKLCLGNHYKKESLLYFRSREKFHCPACGEPVILKLGDKKIYHFSHLKGGSCQDYFEGETEYHLQGKKQLYQWLRKQKIIAELEFYIKEIRQRPDIIFLLNGQRYALEFQCSQISQEAVSKRTQSYLRNNYIPIWILGAMHFHRKNQHSVVLSKFQYLFLQKKNSEWTIPYYCPENRIFIQTNCLHPYSSKNTIANTSIRKEEKMTLNSLLAPSHSFHVPLNVWKRAIQTVKQNFVHYHNAKSLSFIHEMYQNHLNLFLLPPVLGLPVKDAPYIESSPIVWQSYLYLDYIRHKRPGEILSLAAANQTIQHRIKRKDVALRFLPQAGHSDFRSAVFHYMETLTAIGLLTRKKMGFYQLNKSLEIPNSMCEQQDMENTFYHNYWGIIEKELESRA
- the spxA gene encoding transcriptional regulator SpxA, with amino-acid sequence MVTLYTSPSCTSCRKAKSWLEEHEIPYSERNIFSEPLSIDEIKEILRMTEDGTDEIISTRSKTFQKLDVNLEAMPLQNLFELIKDNPGLLRRPIIIDEKRLQVGYNEDEIRRFLPRKVRTFQLREAQRMVN
- a CDS encoding ABC transporter ATP-binding protein, which codes for MEKLLEVKNLEVSFQTYGGEVKAVRGVSFDLHKGETLAIVGESGSGKSVTSQTIMKLIPMPPGKIKGGQILFNGNDIVPKSERQMEKIRGKEISMIFQDPMTSLNPTMKIGRQITEVLTKHQNMSSSAAKERAIELLRLVGIPMPEKRVNQYPHEFSGGMRQRAMIAIALAANPQLLIADEPTTALDVTIQAQILELMKDLQSKMDTSIIFITHDLGVVANVADRVAVMYAGQIVEMGTVDEIFYDPRHPYTWGLLASMPSLDSDDKSELAAIPGTPPDLTNPPKGDAFAARNPYAMAIDFEEEPPMFQISETHFAKTWLLHPDAPQVEPPESVKKRIRQLSSTFNKPVLVQEGK
- a CDS encoding ABC transporter permease, whose translation is MQISKEKFQLVGTKKADAEKISKPSLSFWKDVSIRFRKNKLAMFGVVLLILLIFMAIFGPYMTKFDYRTNDLMNTNKAPNGVHWFGTDDLGRDVFTRTWEGARISLFIGVAAALVDFFIGVFYGGFAGYKGGRTDEFMMRTADILWGVPYLLLVILMMVVLGQSLGTMILAMTITGWINMARIVRGQVLSLKSQEYVLASRTLGAGLPRIMGKHLIPNTMGPILVTMTLTVPSAIFTESFLSYLGLGLTPPMASWGTMASDGLPAIKYYPWRLFFPATFICLTIFAFNVIGDGLRDALDPRLRK
- the mecA gene encoding adaptor protein MecA, coding for MEIERINEHTVKFYISYIDIEERGFDREEIWYNRERSEELFWEMMDEVHQEEEFAVEGPLWIQVQALDKGLEVLVTKAQLSKDGQKFELPIPNDKLKDIPVDEKIEELLDQQFNPRSGIQEEDLLEEETLEFLLAFSDFEDILSLSNRMGLDELITKLYHFEGKYYLYAEFPEDVFEEDQIDDILSILLEYGSETQVSIYRIEEYGKEIISEHVFVELRKHFG